One stretch of Flavobacteriales bacterium DNA includes these proteins:
- a CDS encoding DUF5606 domain-containing protein, producing MKLTGIIAISGKPGLYTVVAQGKSNVIVQSIETGRKMPAFATDRISALEDISIYTIEGDELLSKVYQEMYDKLNGEAALSHKDDINDLKAFFAEVLPDFDEDRVHNSDIKKVFQWYNLLQKAGLLKAASELVAEEE from the coding sequence ATGAAATTAACAGGAATTATTGCAATATCGGGTAAGCCAGGATTATATACAGTGGTAGCACAAGGAAAAAGTAATGTGATTGTACAATCAATAGAAACAGGTAGAAAAATGCCTGCTTTTGCTACAGACAGAATTAGTGCGTTAGAAGACATTAGTATTTATACTATTGAAGGAGATGAGTTATTATCGAAAGTTTATCAAGAAATGTACGATAAATTAAATGGAGAAGCTGCATTAAGTCATAAAGATGATATTAATGATTTAAAAGCATTTTTTGCTGAAGTTCTCCCTGATTTTGATGAGGATAGAGTTCATAATTCTGACATTAAAAAAGTATTCCAGTGGTATAATTTATTACAGAAAGCTGGATTATTGAAAGCTGCTAGCGAATTAGTTGCTGAAGAAGAATAA